The DNA region tttgtttggagatattacctcaaaataaatacaaaaaattaaataagttaatttttcaatcttttcaatatctttgaaattattaacactgggacgcccaacgcatgtcccacGGATGCCAAAGCCTCCCTAaacgttggaacggtaacttcaactcacaggTTTTCAGGCTTGTCTCCGCGGATTTTCgggcaatttttttattagagcaaacaaaagttggaacgacgtttttgatcgcataaattacagatttgatcatatcgtgttctgcaaagtttaaggatcatctagacatccttataattcactcaaaaaaaaaaaaaaaatgtcccggttggttgagttatgaccgagtaccagcgagttgaaagtatcgttccatcttttttaatgaattttatttatgttgatcttgacggcattgtattgaaatttatttcacaaattgatatcggcatttgaaaattaagtgactctttaaaacttaaattattttaatatgtctatatatttaagtggttttatctcaaatatgaagttgagggtatagtatattttctcagcttaaaCCTTTGgcccctatttttttaatcttcaaattaattgagaaacaaaaacaatgtttgcttgtagctcgtttttttctctaaaaatctaaaatgtttgcccatgtttctctttggctcaagagatggtccctattaatataaaaaaatacctacaactttgacgattttatgaaatgttatgtaatataacaatccgaattgagtaacccatgaaataaggaatatattttagaccaaaatattcatcaaattttttggtgaatcttaatgtatgtatcgttcgttttttcgttactggttattttttaatgttagacgtttcacttgcaaatgaggtagtgaaactgaaattttgcgcgataatcctgaaattggggtttttagtttctttgaaCTAAAAAACATATTGCATGAGAGAGGAGAtacaagatatcttgagtttgCTTTAAgtgtcaaaagaaaatctttcgaTTAAGATTTTTCGATCACTTATAGGACCAGCTACGATAATTAGCTTAGATCTgagattttgattattttttttttcgcagagaatcatttttagacacttcatttataatacatatttagttttttgccttgttacgaaaatcttataaaattgtcagcaatatttattttttaagttgttccaaaatagaactatcgaaaactacatctactttcaatgcaaatttgcgagcacatttttagctacttgataccatcaacaaaaaaaaaattgtgtttgcaTTTTGGTACGCATTTTTTAGGGTATATTTACTTTGGATAAtgtcactttattttttaacagcttttaaacttttgcaaaacgtagttacatgagtattaaaaagtgtacattcaattacaggctcaaagtattgatatatatgtatatatatcattCAATActgaattggaaaatattatgacattgaaatataagtaataattttaaacacaataattgtatggttttgaagtgtaacaaaaaatgtatgtatataaataaattcaaagcgcgtttttttctgtttttttttaagaaaagatttttttaaaggccacatggtcagccgtcgacccccccccctcccccccatggcttttcatggtttttttcggtcggatttcggaccccctcccccccctaagaagaccacgtggtttatgcacgaccccttagcgcaagtgaaaagatattgatagCGACATTCGTTAAAGCGGTCAATTTCTCATCTTGATGTGTGGATGTAAAgcaaacaaaatgatgagaagtggtctcgcaaaatagaaattatgatcaaaaagcCATTTAATGTTATCTTTCTggtcagtaaatggcataaaatgAGTCACTATTCTACACTCAGCCAGAGCGGTCGCATTTGGCGCTCGTGTCTTGTTCGCATTCTTTTGTGAGACGGTTACGGCCCAAGGCCCCGTTCGTTTTCAAGTGCACGCCACGCCAATCGAAATGAAAACATTTGGTTTTTGACTTCAATGTCATGCCAGTGGTCCCTGATTTGGGGACAATCCAACACTTCCTGCAGCAGCAGATTAAGCTGGACCTGTCGTCGGTACGTAACCTGCAGGTGAACGTGTCGAGGACCAGGTCATCATCGAGACAACAACGCCGGATCAAGCTTTTGCTATCGCCAGGGACCACAATTCCAAGCACTTCATCGTGCATGCGAAGAAGCGGTTCCTGATTCCCATTTACGTGGAGGATGGCGCCATCGAGGTCAAAGTCCACGATCTGCCACCTCGAATGCCAAATCACATCATCGAAGAAcacctgagcagttctctaggatttcggtcattcgatttttttttgtattttttaatccgactgaaacttttttggtgccttcggtatgcccaaagaagccattttgcatcattagtttgtccatataattttccatacaaatttggcagctgtccatacaaaaatgatgtatgaaaattcaaaaatctgtatcttttgaaggaattttttgatcgatttggtgtcttcggcaaagttgtaggtatagatacggactacactagaaaaaaataatacacggtaaaaaaaaattggtgatttttttatttaactttttgtcactaaaacttgatttacaaaaaaacactatttttaattttttttattttttgatatgttttagaggacataaaatgccaacttttcagaaatttccaggttgtgcaaaatcattgaccgagttatgaatttttaatcaatactgatttttcaaaaaatcgaaattttggtcgtaaaattttcaacttcattttcgatgtaaaattaaatttgcaatcaaaaagtactttagtgaaattttgataaagtgcaccgttttcaagttatagccatatttaagtgacttttttgaaaatagtcgcagtttttcattttttaaaattagtgcacatgtttgcccagttttgaaaaaaatatttttgaaaagctgagaaaattctctatattttgcttattcgaactttgttgatacgacctttagttgctgagatattgcaatgcaaaggtttaaaaacaggaaaattgatgatttctaagtctcacccaaacaacccaccattttctatcgtcaatatcttagcaactaatggtccgattttcaatgttaatatatgaaacatttgtgaaattttccgatcttttcgaaaaaaatattttcaaaattttcaaatcaagactaacatttcaaaaaggccaaacattcaatattacgcccttttaaaatgttagtcttgatttgaaaattttgaaaatatttttttcgaaaagatcggaaaatttcacaattgtttcatctattaacattgaaaatcggaccattaattgctgagatattgacgatagaaaatggtgggttgtttgggtgaaacttagaaaacatcaattttcctgtttttaaacctttgcattgcaatatctcagcaactaaaggtcgtatcaacaaagtccgaataagcaaaatatagagttttcagcttttcaaaaatattttttcaaaactgggcaaacatgtgcactaatttaaaaaataaaaactgcgactattttcaaaaagtcacttaaatatggctataacttgaaaacggtgcactttatcaaaatttcactaaagtactttttgattgcaaatttgattttacatcgaaaaatgaagttgaaaaatttttacgaccaaaatttcgatttttttgaaaaaaatcagtattgattaaaaaattcataattcggtcaatgattttttgcacaacctggaaatttctgaaaagttggcattttatgtcctctaaaacatatcaaaaataaaaaattagaaatagtgtttttgtaaatcaagttttagtgataaaaagttaaataaaaaaatcaccaaattttttttaccgtgtattatttttttccagtgtagtccgtatccatacctacaactttgccaaagacaccaaatcgatcataaaattccttcaaaagatacagatttttgaattttcatacatcatttttgtatggacagctgccaaatttgtatggaaaattatatggacaaactaatgatgcaaaatggcttctttgggcataccgaaggcaccaaaaaagtttcagtcggattaaaaaatacaaaaattaaaattgaagaaaaaagaccgatttcgtagagaattgctcaccttcAACAATACGGGGAGATAATCTCAATCCACAACGAGGTATGGCGCGACTTCTTCCCCGGTATCCAGAACGGGGTTAGAGTCGCgcgaatgaaaattaaaaagccGATTCCCTCATTCGTCCAGATCGAGGGTCTGTCGGCGTACATTGTTCACAAAGACCAAATAAAAACGTGTCGCTATTGTTCGCAAAAAATACACGCGGGACAAAAATGCAACGTTactacactcaaaaaaacattcacgttgaagttacgtgaaaagctatgtggtatttttccactaaagttttcacgtaacttctacgagGCGACTTTAGTAGAAACGGAATTTGCTTGGCCAGATAATTTCACGTCGTTTCTACGTGTTTCACACGTGAAAGCTAAATGAATTAATTGACGATTTTTACGTGTTTGCTGTAGTAAATAttatatgatttttatgattttaggtGATAATTTTAATAGATTCTTTTTTGTCGAATAGAAATAAGAAGACATAAAGATGAATTTGCTAAAACTCTTTATATTTATTaactaatagttttttttggtaCAATCCCATCGTTTGCTACTAAATTAAAAAGAACGCGGGGCATAACCGTGCTCTCGAGTCGAGTCCCTAGGCCAAGTACAAAATTGCCACAAAATGGCCACGTGTACTGCTCCAATTCAAGTGCATTGCGCTTGGCCACATCGCTCATGTAGCCGAGCAGGAGGGTGTTGGAGCGAAGCAAACCGAATACGACCGCGAACGTGATCAGATCATGTCCGTGACATCTTCGTTGGCGTCAAACACCATGGTAGAATTGGCCACTACGTAGAATCGGGGGCTGATATTCCATTGACCGCCGGGGGAAAAGATGCTGCTCGCAAGGATCTGCcagaaaaatattataaattattaATAAACAAATTCTAACTTAATTCAAACTTACcattcaattttcaatcgaatttTACGGGCGAAAGTCCCACAGCACGTCTTAACCGGACGCAatcaattttcatactaaaataatcacgtaAAAAAATCGCTAAATGGCGCACCGAATCCCGTTGaagtaacatttcaaaacacataaaagcTACATGAAAAAGCCAAGTGGAAACATACTATAAGGTTTTTCACGTAACATTaacgtgaaaacattttttgtccagaacattttcacattatttttacgtgtgtcacgtaaaacggGCCTTTGGAGGGAAAAATAGGGGTAACGTGATTTTTCACGTAGCATCAACGTGTGGATTATTTTGAgtgtaaacaaaacaacaacaccaaATCAGACGAAGAAGATGAAGATAACACCGTGAAGACATCAGAGCCAGCAAAACAGTTCACCAATGACAACACTCCCGATCTCTCTTTTTTTGAGAGAATTGAAAACACAGCTACACTGCTCATCAGCATCGACAACAGCAACGATCAAGGAAATCcacttcaaacaaaaaaatctaacattgCCCAGCATTGTGCATGAAGCTTtcaggaaaagaaaaaaaagattcaaagattaaaCCTGGACCAAAAATGTGTAAACAAGAagccaaataaatatttttaagaaaaaaatggcataaaattagtgtgcttactcgaggtggtattgttgctggtaagtttatggcctaaaaagttattttagagCTTTAATCAAGCAAGAAACTCTTAATATTCTGAAGATATATGTTTGATAAGAATAGGTTTTTTCCCGTACTTGTCGACATTGATAAGGTTACCATAACAAATCACATCTGACCACGTTTGGAATCTGTAAaaacactcgaaaaacgaacttctaACACTGATGAGCTGACGTGCCACCAGGAACAAATTTCTCGATCATTTATAACCTTAaatttttgggctcgttggaaataTATTTCGATCATCCATTCAAGAGTTAGCCGCATgaaagatccggacaacgttttcatcaaaatatctgagatccggcctgcaaaaagtgtgaaaaataacacttaattgcttaAAACTTATgctagggttgtcagatcatcaatcttttaggctcgttggaaaggtcctttctatattttgatattttgatgaaagcgATGTCCAAATCTGTAAAGAAACCGGAGTGCAACGGAATATTTAATGTAATAAATTCTATTTTATTGTACTTATTCAATGCACCAAATTATGATGCTTACACTGAAATCAACTTAATTAATTTAGTTTTCACTTAATCACTAACTGCAGCCGCTTTTATTGGTTTCTATTTTCTTGAATTCACTTCGTTTTTTCGGTTaaactaaaagttttttttttttcaaatcatgtcTTAATCAAggttattaaaatttcaactaGATTTTTCGCCAAAACAATGTTAAAAGCAATGAAACACTTGTGACAACCAATCACGCTCACATTTCAAATCACAACATCACTAGAAATTCAAATCGGTATAAACGACGGCAACGGTCCCAGCTTGGCTCGCTTCATGATCGGCGGCCTGTGgtctccgtcgtcgtcgtcttcaacGTCACCACTATTATTCTCTTTAGCTGCACCAACTTCACTCGGCCCTGAAATCACTTCACCACCATCTTCCACGTGACCTTGCTTCATTTTGTCCACCTTGCCGAGCAGTCGCTTCAGCTGCGACTTTTGCTCCGCACTGAGCTCGTCACTTTCGCCCGTAGCTTCAACCTCCCGATCGAGGTAATATCTCTTCACGGGTGGCACTTGCGAACTTTCCGCCTTCGTCGGCGCGGATTCCACCGGTTTGCTCTTTGCAATCATCTTGCTCCGACCGCCGTGCGGGTAGGGACACTTGGACCGATCGCACACCCCCAGTCGATCGTACTCCGGACAGACAAACTCGTGGCGGCGTTTGCACTTGAAAGAAACAGGGAAAAATTAGACAACCCGGAACACGGGTGGCGCTGTGAGCGCTGCGTTATTACCTTAGCGGCGAGCGGACAGTAGCCGCGGAGAAAGTCCTCGCAGATCCGTTCCGTCTCGCTGACCTTCTTGTGCAGGTAGGGACAGTCGTTTTTGACGCAGCGACCCTCGAGGAAGAACCGACAGACGGGCATCTTTTCCAGGGAAACGTCGTGCGAGAGAAGGCATCCGGCGGCCAGCGCGCACTCGCCCTTGAGGAAGCGAGGACAAATGATGACGTGTTTGGGGTCGTGCAAACGCGGACATTTGCCCTTGAGTTGGGCGGAACACTTGCCCAGGCGGCGATAGATCTGGCACGGAATGTTGCACTTTCGCAGCTTGTTTGTGAGCACTTGAATGCTTTTGTGCTTGGCCAAACTGGAATTAGAAGGAAAAGAATGAGATTCATttataaatttgcatctttccAACTCACCTCAAATGAGTCCTCGTCCGGTGTACATCTGTCCGCACGAACGTCCCGTCCTTCCCCGGTTTGTACGTAAGTCCTCCGATGTCAATCCGTCCCAATCGAGCCTCGCCCATCGTCGCGTCCTCCGTCATCGACGGCACCTTCCTTAACTTAGTCCCACTGGAATCGAGCAAAAACCGCGTCCCCCGAATGGTCAAACTGCGTTCCCGACAGTCACCGGAACGCGACGGCGCCGGGTTGGCCGACTGAACCTGCAACTTGTTCGTCGACGATCGGTAAAGAACTCCGTTTATATTCAGCATGACCAGCTTCTTGTTAGGCGACGCAAACGAAATGCTCGGCAAGGTACGGGCCGCTGAACTTTTCCCCACGGACTTGGTCCGCCTCAGCTTGAGCAACCTCCGGTCCGTAACGACGACCTTGCGCGGGCTAATCGAGTTGGTTGTCCGCACGAGCGAGTATCGACGGATCGACGACGGCCTAACCTTGGGAACCACCCTCGACATCACACCCGGTCTTCGATCAAGCCTATAACTAGCCGGCTTAGTCGAGATCACCACTGGAGCAACCGCCGGAACCGGAGTCGATCGCACTAGCTTGTTTTTGCTTATTTTCACCAACGGTGCCAACAAGGGTGCACGAGGACCACTCCCCAAAACAGGCACGCTCGACGAAGCACGAATCAGCTTCCGCATCGTGTGTTTGATGATTGGATTCGGTGGTGGCCTTGGTGGGACAACTGTTGCTTCCGCTGGACGCTGGGTCAAGGTCAGCTCCCGCAGCAACAGTTCCTCCTGCTGTTGTTCCCGTTGACGGTGAAGCTTTTCTAAAAAGGCAGGGTTAAAGTGAACCCTCGGGACTGTCGACGAAGTTGGGGTGGCCACTTCCTCCGGAACTGGAATGGATTGCATCGCAGCAGGCTGGGGCAGAAAATTCCTGTTGAAATGGGCCTTTTTGAAGTTGGGATTGATGAATATCTTCGCTCGTGGTTCCGTCGGGTCGTCCATCGTTGGCTCGCGACTTGTTGAGATccggaaaaaaaacaactcaaaaacGCAAATTCTTGCAATCACGTAAAAAGTTCTTTGCATGCACTAATCACCGTGTTTACTTTTTTCTTTGCTTTGCCAAAGTGACACATGACGAAATTGAAGGTTTCTGGCAATTCAGCAACGCTTGCTGCGACATCTGCTTTCGTATTGTGGAGGCGGTTTTTGTCTGAACTAAAAGCAAACGCGATCTATTGGCGATTGTGGCACCTGTTGGAAACATTCGACAAAAGGTGTCGCTGTTGCGGTTATGAGGAAATTTTgaccacagacaacagacggctaactcttttaaaatcaaatcaacCACATGCAGAAATTGAATCCCGATTTATCAAATCGATGAATAAATGATATCAAATCGATATAATAAATTATCGGTTGGCAAACAATAATTTATCTTATCAAATTCGATTAGTTTgtttattgcgcaattctcactaacttggacttcgcactaaattattgctatcgatcgcactattgcgacttgtcaagctggcttgggaaattttaattttctcaaaaaatgatcaaagcgagccgatgttgctcacctgtcaatcgcaattttaaagtgcgaatgtccagtttggtggaaactgcgactggaaatgtaaataaacaactgccggttgcctagtttttggacattttgttgtcaaaagtgcgagataaAAGTGCGGgtcaaatccaagttacagtgcaaggatcaatatcactttgataatttttatttatcactTTGACAACTATAATTATTGACTTGATAAACACATAAACATCATTGGTGAGACGTCAAAACGAAAACAATCATTGCATAGTGGTCCAAGTCGCTAAATGaaatggaaaatggattttccaaaaaaatttgaaattttggagcatttgccgttctacgcataattgtcagATATGAGCTAATAATAtgattgcatgaaaaaaaatgtccaaatatagTGAGCACTGCAACTTTTCAGTtcattttggggtcctaaacaacaacccaaagtttgggaacgattggtttagtcctcactttgcgcaaagcgatttaaTTTTATATAGGAATTAGTATGGAGGAAATACTTTTATggattttgatatgtcaaaaatccacgtttcacgctatattaAAACCGTATACACGTCAAACTTAAAGTgcggactaaaccaatcgttcccaaactttggggagttgtttaggaccccaaaaggaactgaaaaagtgctttgCTAATTAAATTTGGACAgcttattttttccatacaactatattacaccctagtggggaaatagggtgtaatatagttgaatgatatttttttggataTTGATATTtgtaaaatccacgtttcatgctgtactaaaaccggattcatattcggatgctctggaaagtGCTCTACatctttcccgaagagagtagggtactaaaaaaatagtactaacttgctcctaaaaaaagacACAGCGATTTCAAAACTCGTCtcaaacgtgattttcgagcaaaaacacgttttagacgagtttgaacactttttttaggagcaagttagcaccatactctcttcgggaaagttgtagagcaccttccagagcatccgaatttgaatccggttttagtacagcgtgaaacgtggattttataaatatcaaaatccaaaaaaaatgtttttttcccatgcaaattttcatagaaaattgaATCACTTTGCGTGAAGTGAAGacttaaccaatcgttcccaaacgtTGGGAAGTTGTTTagaaccccaaaaggaactaaaaagttgctgtgctcgctaaatttgatcaactttatttttttccatacaaccatataaCACCctattgtcccatgttcaaaaaaaggcaactgagaaaaacacgattgaaattttcaaccgatttccctgtttctacgcataattgtccctatatgtccctaatcaccccggtTAACATGTTGTCACTCTTAtttgtaggcttagtgatttttcacgctcaaaaattgcaaatttcacggggaccttaattgcaaaacaccaaatttcacggaaatttcgcggaacgtgaaaaatattaaaataactatgaaaattttatgtcaGACTTACAGAAAGTACTCTTTATGCTTTTttacatattatttttcaataaacttaaaaaaatcttaacttaatttgaacgtaacacaaaaaataatttgattaattaaaaaatccacttggtttatggatgggctctataaatattttgaaaaaaaaaaatgtgtattgtcATTTATTGACCTGCTTTTTTAATGTTCGAATAATATAGCTaaacagttttcgctgatttgcaactaatttaacattttacaatttattgaatttcatataaaaaacaaatttaacaaaacaatctaacaattaacaaaacaatctaacaattaaaataacttttttgcgacatttgcccagtaaaaataatttaaaggttttcatctcacttttcaaaaactaaaataaaaatcactagtcaaaaataatttaatctgtaacgaaatttttaaaataaaaaaaaaaactatttttttaaacttgaacaAACCAAGCTTGAATCTTTCAGCATATTTCGAAATTAtatctttcaaaattcaaattaaattaaagtaaaattgttataacggcgaatgaaaaaaatgtaaaattcagCTGGTTTCCTAAGAATAACTGATAAACTATTGTTTAAAGTACCACGAAAATTGCAatctattttctcaatatttttcttcccCTTCTCTGATGGAatcaattttttcaatctttttttttttttgctcctcctGGACCGGAAGAAATGGGAAAGACAACTATTTTCACGAAATGTTACTTTTAAATgaatgtttgcttttaattgatttctaaaAGTAAATTTATAcaactcaaaaaatctgtacaatctttaaaaaaaattacaatatacTTGTTGATTCAATTTTAACAAGTATTGGTTGAAAgagacaaaatttataaaaaaaaatcgagaataatttttcttctttgactgatttttgttaacatcattTAAGTATTCGCAGCAATCACTTCTCAGTAAATGTTGtatcaatttcatgttaatatttgtttgttaacaattcttcaaatggttcatacgcttttcaattcaaatctaataaaattaactttaaagATCTTTaagaatgaaatatttattatgttgttatttttatggattgatttgagaaaattgataaatttcacgggatttcacggaaatcttcaaatttcgcgattttcacgctgtccgcgaaatcgtgaaaattcactaaccctacttatTTGTAATCCGCTTGATATACAATCGATAAACAAGATGCAATGCTTTGTAAAAGAAGGTAATGATTTTATTGACAgtaaatacactcaaaccccgatggtttgacaccaactgttgtcaaacgaacggggtcactttttagtttgacacccctattacacggagttcacacgcactaccaaacgtttgttttgaccaagctgtggtgaccgaggcagctaagtcattggattggtttgtcaaa from Culex quinquefasciatus strain JHB chromosome 3, VPISU_Cqui_1.0_pri_paternal, whole genome shotgun sequence includes:
- the LOC6030819 gene encoding zinc finger CCCH domain-containing protein 3, with the translated sequence MQRTFYVIARICVFELFFFRISTSREPTMDDPTEPRAKIFINPNFKKAHFNRNFLPQPAAMQSIPVPEEVATPTSSTVPRVHFNPAFLEKLHRQREQQQEELLLRELTLTQRPAEATVVPPRPPPNPIIKHTMRKLIRASSSVPVLGSGPRAPLLAPLVKISKNKLVRSTPVPAVAPVVISTKPASYRLDRRPGVMSRVVPKVRPSSIRRYSLVRTTNSISPRKVVVTDRRLLKLRRTKSVGKSSAARTLPSISFASPNKKLVMLNINGVLYRSSTNKLQVQSANPAPSRSGDCRERSLTIRGTRFLLDSSGTKLRKVPSMTEDATMGEARLGRIDIGGLTYKPGKDGTFVRTDVHRTRTHLSLAKHKSIQVLTNKLRKCNIPCQIYRRLGKCSAQLKGKCPRLHDPKHVIICPRFLKGECALAAGCLLSHDVSLEKMPVCRFFLEGRCVKNDCPYLHKKVSETERICEDFLRGYCPLAAKCKRRHEFVCPEYDRLGVCDRSKCPYPHGGRSKMIAKSKPVESAPTKAESSQVPPVKRYYLDREVEATGESDELSAEQKSQLKRLLGKVDKMKQGHVEDGGEVISGPSEVGAAKENNSGDVEDDDDGDHRPPIMKRAKLGPLPSFIPI